The DNA region AACATCCCGAATATTGGCTCTGGAGCCACAAACGCTGGAAGTTTAAGCCCGAATAACAAAATGAACCCCTCAGTAGCTGTTGTTATATTAAACTGGAACGGAAAAGCGTTTTTAGCGCAATTTTTACCATCCCTTTTACTGTCATCGTACCATAACCTGCAGATCATTGTGGGCGATAACGCTTCAACAGATGACTCAGTATCTTACCTCGAAGCCAGTTTCCCAACGGTTAAGGTGATAAGGAATGAAGCAAACTACGGTTTTGCCGGTGGCTACAACAAGGTATTAGAGCAAGTGGAGGCCGATTATTTCGTGTTGTTAAATTCGGATGTTGAAGTACCGCCCAACTGGATCAAGCCCGTAATAGACCTGATGGAAAGCGATGCCAAAATCGCAGTAGCACAGCCGAAAATTAAATGGCAGGCCAACAAAAACCAGTTTGAATATGCTGGCGCCGCCGGGGGCTATTTAGATATTCATGCATTTCCATTTTGCCGTGGCCGGTTATTTAACGTTTTTGAAACCGATAACGGTCAGTATAATCAGCAAACTGAAATATTTTGGGCAAGCGGAGCCGCATTTTTTATTAAAAGCAAGTGCTGGAAAGAAGCGGGCGGATTAGATGCCGATCTTTTCGCCCACATGGAAGAA from Pedobacter endophyticus includes:
- a CDS encoding glycosyltransferase family 2 protein, with product MNPSVAVVILNWNGKAFLAQFLPSLLLSSYHNLQIIVGDNASTDDSVSYLEASFPTVKVIRNEANYGFAGGYNKVLEQVEADYFVLLNSDVEVPPNWIKPVIDLMESDAKIAVAQPKIKWQANKNQFEYAGAAGGYLDIHAFPFCRGRLFNVFETDNGQYNQQTEIFWASGAAFFIKSKCWKEAGGLDADLFAHMEEIDLCWRLKNMNYKVVYCPAAEVYHVGGGTLQAENPFKTYLNFRNNLIIMQKNLPAGDAFFRIMIRMAIDFVAWWHFLLSGKPKFTLAVSKGHWHFVKAIAKTNKKRSGHQKAFAAHTGVYHKSVVWAFFVKKIKYFSQLGKI